The segment TTCGCGTTTTACCGGAACGCGGCGGGCTGACAATAATGCCTCGCTGACCAAACCCAATCGGCGACACCAGATCAACAATGCGACAACTGTCATCAGAGTCGGGCGCGCCTGTCAGGATCTGCCGATTCGGAGCAAGCGGTGAAAGGTCGTCAAACTCGGGCGCTTCGATCGCCTTCGACGGTTCCATGTCGTTGACTTTGAGTACCCGCAGCAGCGCGAAAAAGCGTTCATTCTCTTTGGGCGGACGAATCTGCCCGGAAACGAGATCGCCGTTGGTCAGGCTGAATTTTCTGATCTGGCTGGGCGACACGTAAATATCATCTGGGCCACCCAGGTAGTTGAACCAGCGACTTCGCAGGAAACCGAATCCATCGGGCAATACCTGAAGCGTTCCCGCCCCAACCAATTTGTGGCCAAGCGAAATCTGCCGGTCGATTACTGCGCGAATCTTGCCTGCGGAACTTGCGTCTTTGTCGACACTGATTTTGTGCTGCGACAGAAGCGCGTTGAGTTGCCGATCATCCAGTTTCTGATATTCAGAAACATCAACGAAGGTATCGACGGTGTCCGAATCCCTGTTAGCAGAAGCAGCAGAATCCGGTTTCGGGTTTGATGTTTTACCGACAGCCATTGGGCGGGTCTGTGTTGGACAGTGTATCGTTGGAGGATATGCGATAGAGAGCACGATACGACGCGGGAACTTCCAGTCCAAGTTTCTGGCAGAATTCCGCCAGTTGTCTTGCTGTTGATTCCTTTGAGCCCGAATTGTTAATCACCACATCCGATCGAAGTTTCTTTTCTTCGACGGATAACTGGCGCGATTCACGTTTTTCCAACTCGTCATCTGACCAGCCACGAAGTTTAGCTCGCTGCTGGCGGACGTTCAGGTTGGCATCCACGAAAATTACGTAGTCGCAGTGTTGATCGTATTCGCCTTCGAAGAGTAAAGGAATATCCAGCACCAGCAATTCAACATCGGCCGATTTGCGGAGCAGTTCCATTTGACTTCGAATCCGAATCCGGATCTCTGGGTGCACAATCGATTCGAGGTGATCCAGTTCAGCATCACCCGTTCCGCCGAAAACGATTTTCCCAAGTCGTTTCCGATCTATCTGGCCATCGCCTTGAATTACGTCGTCACCAAAATGATCGACGATTCTGTCAATCACGTCTGCGTTCTGTAAAACTTCGTGCGCCACCTGATCTGCGTCGATCCGATGGGCCCCAAGTTCCTCAAAACAACTGGAGACGAAACTCTTCCCGCTGGCAACTCCCCCGTTTAAACCAACGACGACCATTGAGCTTCCAAAAATCATACAAGCCAGCCAAAGCCAGCCTTTTCGAGCCCAAGATTTTTCCTGAGCAACGCGTTCTCATCTGGATTGCAGGATAACGCCATATCCTGTCGTTTTCTACGGCAGTATTGAGCGCGGCGACCCAAATCCGCATGATTTTGTTAACCTGAGACCGCAAATTCAACCGAGGACGACCTATCTGCCATGGCAAAGAAGAAATCTGTCATCTCTGGCCCCGACCTGTTTACGGCCACCGAACCAAAAAAACTGTTCCTGCTCGATGGTATGGCGCTTATTTATCGAGCCCATTTTGGAATGATTCGCAGCCCGCGATTCACATCCGGTGAAGTACCGACTTCGGCTGTATTTGGAATCGCGAACACGGTTTTCGATTTGATCAAGAAACAAAAACCGACTCATATCGCGATCGCGTTCGATACCAGCGAACCGACCTTCCGACACGAAGTCTTCGAAGACTACAAAGCCCAGCGGGACAAACTGCCCGAAGACATCGCGACTCAAATCCCGATGGTCGACAAGCTGATGCAGGCACTCAACATCACGATCATCCGAACGCCGGGCTATGAAGCCGACGACATCATTGGCACGCTGGCGATCGAAGCCGCCGCACAGGATGTCGATGTTTTCATGGTTACGCCAGACAAGGACTATCATCAGTTGGTGACGGACAAAATTAAAGTCTACAAACCGGGTCACCGCGGCGGTACTTTTGAGGTTCTGGATGTCGATGCCGTGCTGGAGAAATGGCAAGTCGAACACACCAGCCAGGTAATCGACATCCTGGGCTTGATGGGCGACAAAAGCGACAATGTTCCCGGCATCCCCGGCATTGGTGAAAAAACTGCGATCAAGCTGATCAAGCAGTTTGGCTCCGTCGAAAAACTGGTCAACAGCACGGCTGAACTGAAAGGCAAACAGAAAGAACGCGTCGAGGAAAATCGGGATTTGGCTCTGCTGTCCAAACAGCTGGTGACGATAAAAACCGATGTTCCGCACGATTTCCAACTGAGTGACTTTCTCCGCCGTGAGGCCAATGAAGAGGCACTGCAGGCCCTGTTTATGGAGTGGGAATTCGACACTCTCGGGCGCAAACTGTTCGGCAAGTCATTCACATCGGCTCCCAAACGTGCGGCTGTCATTCGCGAAAAACGGGAAAAGGAAATTCAGTCCACGCTGTTCGACGATGGAGTGGTCAAAGAAAAAAACATTGGCAATACCGATCATGACTATCAGCTGGTCGAAACCGCGAAGCAGCGGGCGGACCTGATCAAGAAACTGAAAAAGCAGAAAGCGTTCTGTTTCGATACCGAAACCACGGGACTCGATCCGCGCAAAGCGTTGCCACTGGGAGTCGCGTTTTCATTCCAGCCACATTCGGCCTACTACGTTGTTTGCCCTGAAGATCAGGAAAAGGCTCAAGCGATCCTGGACGAACTGCGGGAGGTTTTCGAAGATGACTCAATCGAAAAGATCGGCCACAATCTGAAATACGATGTGACGTTGCTCAAGTGGCACGGCATCGAGGTTCGAGGCAGATTGCTGGACACGATGCTGGCTCATTCGATGAAGGAACCGGAGATGAGTCACGGCCTGGACTACCTGGCGAAACTTTATCTTGGCTACAAACCGATTCCAATTTCGCAGTTGATCGGGCCCAAAGGCGAGGAACAGAAAAGCCTTCGCGATGTGTCGCTGGAAAAGGTCTGCGAGTACGCCTGTGAAGACGCCGACATCACGCTTCAGGTCGCCGCAGTGCTTAGACCTGACATCGAGGAGCGCGGCGTGAGCGAAGTTTGCTACGATATTGAATGCCCACTGATTCCCGTGTTGGTCGACATGGAATACGAAGGAATCACGCTCGATACGGAGGCTCTTGCTGATTTTTCAAAACGGCTGGAAGTCGAAATTGTTGAGCTTCGCGACGGAATCTACGAAGCCGCGGGCCGCGAGTTCAATATCGATTCGCCGAAGCAGCTTGGTACGATTCTCTATGATGAACTGAATTTGGTCGCCAATCCGAAAAAGACCGCCACGGGGCAGTATTCGACGCGGGAAACAGAGCTGATTCGACTGGCTCCGAACCACCAGATCGTGGCCGACGTGCTGGAGTATCGCAACGCGGTCAAACTGAAATCCGTTTACGTGGATCAGCTTCCCAACACGATCGACGAACAGAACCGCCTGCACACGCACTATAGCCAAACATGGACCGCCACCGGACGAATGCAGTCCAACAATCCGAACCTGCAAACGATCCCAATCCGCAAACAGCGCGGCCGCGAAATACGGGCGGCGTTCGTGCCTCGCAGCAAAGATTTCGAGATCCTCTCTGCGGACTATTCGCAAATTGAGCTTCGGATCATGGCGGATCTGAGCGAAGACCCAACGATGCTTGAGGCGTTCAATTCTGGTGCTGACATTCACAACTCGACAGCCTCCAAGGTTTACAAAGTTGATCCGGAAGATGTCTCTCGCGAGATGCGCGACAAAGCCAAGACCGTTAACTTTGGCATCATCTACGGAATTTCGGCGTTTGGATTGCAGCAGCGATTGAACATCCCGCGAAAGGAAGCCAACGAACTGATCGAGAACTACTTCGACAAACATCCCGGCGTTCAGGAGTACATCGACCGAACAATCGAATTCGGCAAGGAACATGGCTATGTGGCGACTCGAACCGGACGGCGACGGTATCTGCGAGACATCAATTCACGAAACAAGACGCTGCAACGAGCGGCTCAGCGACTGGCGATGAACAGTCCGATTCAGGGCACCGCGGCAGATATGTTGAAACTGGCGATGATTCGCGTTTACGAAGCTCTCGAATCCGGCGGCTTTGCGACCAAGATGCTGCTGACAGTTCACGATGAAATCGTGTTCGACATGCACAAGGACGAGACCGACACCGTCATTCCGGTCATCGTCGAGGCGATGAAGAACGCGATCTCGATGAAGGTTCCGATCGAAGTCGAAACCGGTCATGGAGCCAATTGGCTAATCGCACACTGAACCTTGTCAAACTGGCTGCCGGACTTCAGGTGCAGATCACAGCACTGGCGGCGGAGGAGTTGGTGTGGGTGTGGGAGTCGGCGTGGGAGTTGGGGTCGGTGTAGGTGTGGGGGTTGGAGTCGGCGTTGGCGTTGGCGTAGGAGTCGGTGTAGGGGTTGGCGTGGGAGTGGGCGTCGGTGCCGGAGGAGGCGGAGGCGTTGGCAGTACTGTCGACATCTGAGCCTTGGACCTTTCGGTGACCATGGTGGTTTTGCCAACGATGTCACCGGACATAAACTCGGGAACGACCAGCGAATTGGATGACACCGGAAACGTCACCGAAACATTGACCAAAGCCGTTTCTTCGGTGATCACCGATGGCGAGATGCTGACGACCGCATCCTTGACGCCGATCAGATCAAGGTGCTCTTCCGCTTTCGCTTCGGCTTGCGATGCGTCTGCTCCTGGAACGATCGCATTTCGGGCAGCGACATACGCGGCATGATTGGCAGTATGCTGCAGCATTGAGACTCGAGTCAATTCGACACTGCCGAACAACAGCACCAACAGCACCGGCAAGACCATCGCGAATTCGACGACCGTGGCACCATTTCTTCGATTCGTTACCATCGCATTGCGAGCTTTCATAAATATTACTCTGTAAGAAGTGTGGGCAGACTACGAGCGATCTGTTGAAAGGCGTCTTTCAGCTGGCTGGCATTGGCAGCATGAAAATGTTGGCCGCCACACTTGTTGGCAACCGACTGCATCTCCGCCTGGTTGGCTTCGTCGCTAAACGTGATCGTGAAGAGCGCGATTCCGGAATTGGCGATCGTGTTCGCGGCCGAGTTTGGACTGGTGCCGATGTTGTGAACTCCGTCGGTCATCAGGACGATTACCTTGGACGCTTCCTGCCGACCATAGGTTGCGTTGGTCAGAGCTGATTGCCCGCCAAGCATCCCGCCGCCGATGTTCGTCCCGCCTTTGTCGAAACTGCCAGAGATGAACTCTAATTCGTTGATGATCTGGTCATAGTTGTTCGACAGATTCAACAGCGTTGTGCTGTTTTCGTCGTAGATCGTCAGGGCAACCAGTTCTTCGGTTGGAGACGCGTCAAGTTCATCGACAAACACCTTGGCGGAAGCAATCAAGTCCAGCCACCTGGCCTGCGGCGGAACCGGGTCACCGAAATCCCAGCCAGCCGGTGCCGCTGCCGGTCCGGGCGGATAAACCGCGGTTTCGCTTGAGCTGTAAGCCATCGATCCGCTTCGGTCGATCACCAACGCAATGTCGATCACGCCCTGAGTACAAACAGCGGAAATCTGAGGACGGATCTTGACGTTGCTGCCAAAGAATGGAAACAGCAGATCGACTCCGCTGGTGCCACTGGCAAGTGAGTTGGTCGTCAGGCGAACGGCGTTGCCGGCTCCTGTGTGCGTGAACGTATAGGGGGAGTTGACGTTTGCGCGATCGCCGACCCCATACTCAAGGTCGCCTGATTCGATCGGAAGCACAAACGAACCGACTCGATTTCGGTCGGCGAGTTCCTGAGCCGCGAGCAACGCTTTGTTCTTGTCCGCGGTCAGCAAGTACTCGCGACCGGCGGCTCTTACGGCGGCATCTGTTGCGACCTGCAAGTCGGTGTTTACAGATTCCATTTGCGCAACGTTGATCGCCAGCGCTGCCAGTGCAATCATGACTGGCAATAGCACGACCATCAGCACCATCGTGGCACCATCGCGGGGACGATGAATTGAAACAGAGCGGCATCTAATCATTGACAAATCTCTAACACAAGGATCCAAAGTTTTGTTTCTGGGATCACGTTCATTCAACACGTAGGGTGACCGATTTGGTCAGCAGTTTTCCAGGGTACAGGCTGCCGGCGATCGCGTTTTGAGCATAATCTGCTTCCACCGTGACGGTGAAGTAATCACCAACGGTGAGCGTCTGGGGGTCCGGGGGATCAAGTACGATCGAGTATCCTTTGACACCTTGAGCGTCCAGCAAATTCTCACACTGGAAGACTACGTTCTCCGATTCGGATTCGGGCACGATGCCGACCCGTGCTCCTTCGTAAGCAGAGATCTTGAGTGTTTGCTGAACGTAGAACATTCCGCAAATATCGAGAGTCGCCGTTAGTACCAACAGAAACATGGGTAAACACACAGCCAACTCGGCGACCGCGGCACCGCGACGGGTATTGTTTTTGTTGGATGTTAAAGCACGTGTCTTCTTCATAGTCGGCAGATTCATTCACGACAAAAACTGGGGGCAACGTACGGAGTGAACTCTAGGTCAGGTTCCGTGTCGACCTGGCGATAAATCTGCCCGATAATAAGGGCAAACACCCCGATTTCAGGAATCGCGTTCACGTTGTAGCGTTTCTGACGGCGTGGATTTTTAGAGAACCGCAGACTGCACAGCAAGCATTCACCGTGATTTGAAATCAACCAATGATGATTCAGAACGGAAATTGATCATCGATTGTCGAATCAGAAAGCTCGACAAGAAACATGCCAAGCCTTTCAACGAGCACTTCCATCATCCGCTCTCCTTTGGCAGCGCTGGCTGCGTGCGGGTCCGCGGCGCCGGAGTTTGTCGTGAGTAGATGCCACGGTCGCGAAATCGAAACCCAGCCTTTATTAAGTGCGTCGAATCGCATTGGCCGAACGGAGCCAGCGTCTGCGGGTAGCGTCCCGTCATCATTGACGGCGACGTACTCGGGAAAGTAAGCGAGGCCAAAAGAAGTCTCCATCTCGCCGGCGTGGTCTTCGCCTTTGGAAAAGATATCGAAGTAGACGTCCTCAAAGGCCCGAAACCAGTCGCACAGAAAAAGCTGAGCCTCCGTTTTGCCAGACATCTCGCGCAAGAACGGTTTGAAGCCGTTGCCGCCGTGACTGTTGAGGATCACGACTTTGCGAATGCCAGACGTCAAAAGCGAGTCGACGACATCTTCAATGACGCGGTGCAGCGTCGAAGGGTTCAGGTTGATTGCGAAGGGAAACTCACGCATGTTCGTTTCGGTACCGTATGGAATTGTGGGCAACAGGAGGACTTTGGCTCCCTGGTCCCATGCGGCTTCACAAATTTTTTCTCCGACGATCGTGCCTTCGAACAAATCCGTGCCGTACGGCAGGTGTAAATTGTGCGGCTCGGTCGCCCCCATCGGCAAAACGGCGACTTCGTAGTCATTCTGTTTGATGGTGGCGTAGTTGGTTTGTGACAGGTTCCACGGTTTCATTAATGCACCTTGAGCGAGTTGTCGGAAAACAAATTCTATCGAAATTTTGAATTCTCGTGCTGCAGCGCCTAAAATCCTGTTGAGGACCACCATGCTCACAAAGCAAACCGGCATACTTGCGATTCTTGTTTGCAGTTGGCTAGTCACCACCTGCCAGGCTCAAACTTCGCCACAGCTGGACTGGTTGTCCGAAGAAGAGCGACAGTTTCTCAAGGACCACCCTACCCTTCGCATCGCGCCGACTCCCCATTTCCCGCCGTTCGAATATTGGGACCCCGGACTAAATCGGCAGTCCCGCGACGACGATGTTTTTGCCGGAGTCGTCTCCAGTTACCTCGAACATTTTGAGAAGGAATTGGGTATTGAGTTCGAACTGGTTCGAACCGAAACGTGGGCGGAGAATCTCTCGATGCTCAAGTCACGGAAAATCGATGCCGTTGGGCTGCTGGTTCCGTGGGACGACCGCGACTACGTTTCTGTCAGCAAACCCTACATCACCTACCCGGCGGTGATCGTGGTGCGGAAGGAAGTCACCGACGATCTATCTCTCAAAGATCTTGCGGGCAAAAAGGTCGCGGTGCCCAACGACTACACGGGCGAGTCTTTTCTGCGTCAGAACCATCCGGACATCGTCGTTGTCGAAGCCGATGATCCGAGTGATGGAATTCGCATGGTTTCGACGGGCGAAGTGGATGCTTTTTTTGGCGGAGCAGCCGCAGTGGCTTACGTGGCTCAGCGAGCAGGAATTTCGAACGTCCGCATCGCCGGCGAGTCAGACTTTCAGTACACCAACGGATTTGGAGTGCGTAGCGACTGGAAGACCTTTGCAGACATCATTACCAAAACGCTGGACCGGATTCCCGATGGACAAAAAAGTGCGTTCCATTCGCAATGGATCACCGAAGGGTTCCTGCAAAAGAAGTTTTACGAGACCAGAAAGTTCTGGTGG is part of the Mariniblastus fucicola genome and harbors:
- the coaE gene encoding dephospho-CoA kinase (Dephospho-CoA kinase (CoaE) performs the final step in coenzyme A biosynthesis.), which codes for MIFGSSMVVVGLNGGVASGKSFVSSCFEELGAHRIDADQVAHEVLQNADVIDRIVDHFGDDVIQGDGQIDRKRLGKIVFGGTGDAELDHLESIVHPEIRIRIRSQMELLRKSADVELLVLDIPLLFEGEYDQHCDYVIFVDANLNVRQQRAKLRGWSDDELEKRESRQLSVEEKKLRSDVVINNSGSKESTARQLAEFCQKLGLEVPASYRALYRISSNDTLSNTDPPNGCR
- the polA gene encoding DNA polymerase I — its product is MAKKKSVISGPDLFTATEPKKLFLLDGMALIYRAHFGMIRSPRFTSGEVPTSAVFGIANTVFDLIKKQKPTHIAIAFDTSEPTFRHEVFEDYKAQRDKLPEDIATQIPMVDKLMQALNITIIRTPGYEADDIIGTLAIEAAAQDVDVFMVTPDKDYHQLVTDKIKVYKPGHRGGTFEVLDVDAVLEKWQVEHTSQVIDILGLMGDKSDNVPGIPGIGEKTAIKLIKQFGSVEKLVNSTAELKGKQKERVEENRDLALLSKQLVTIKTDVPHDFQLSDFLRREANEEALQALFMEWEFDTLGRKLFGKSFTSAPKRAAVIREKREKEIQSTLFDDGVVKEKNIGNTDHDYQLVETAKQRADLIKKLKKQKAFCFDTETTGLDPRKALPLGVAFSFQPHSAYYVVCPEDQEKAQAILDELREVFEDDSIEKIGHNLKYDVTLLKWHGIEVRGRLLDTMLAHSMKEPEMSHGLDYLAKLYLGYKPIPISQLIGPKGEEQKSLRDVSLEKVCEYACEDADITLQVAAVLRPDIEERGVSEVCYDIECPLIPVLVDMEYEGITLDTEALADFSKRLEVEIVELRDGIYEAAGREFNIDSPKQLGTILYDELNLVANPKKTATGQYSTRETELIRLAPNHQIVADVLEYRNAVKLKSVYVDQLPNTIDEQNRLHTHYSQTWTATGRMQSNNPNLQTIPIRKQRGREIRAAFVPRSKDFEILSADYSQIELRIMADLSEDPTMLEAFNSGADIHNSTASKVYKVDPEDVSREMRDKAKTVNFGIIYGISAFGLQQRLNIPRKEANELIENYFDKHPGVQEYIDRTIEFGKEHGYVATRTGRRRYLRDINSRNKTLQRAAQRLAMNSPIQGTAADMLKLAMIRVYEALESGGFATKMLLTVHDEIVFDMHKDETDTVIPVIVEAMKNAISMKVPIEVETGHGANWLIAH
- a CDS encoding TadE/TadG family type IV pilus assembly protein: MKARNAMVTNRRNGATVVEFAMVLPVLLVLLFGSVELTRVSMLQHTANHAAYVAARNAIVPGADASQAEAKAEEHLDLIGVKDAVVSISPSVITEETALVNVSVTFPVSSNSLVVPEFMSGDIVGKTTMVTERSKAQMSTVLPTPPPPPAPTPTPTPTPTPTPTPTPTPTPTPTPTPTPTPTPTPTPTPTPPPPVL
- a CDS encoding VWA domain-containing protein, with product MIRCRSVSIHRPRDGATMVLMVVLLPVMIALAALAINVAQMESVNTDLQVATDAAVRAAGREYLLTADKNKALLAAQELADRNRVGSFVLPIESGDLEYGVGDRANVNSPYTFTHTGAGNAVRLTTNSLASGTSGVDLLFPFFGSNVKIRPQISAVCTQGVIDIALVIDRSGSMAYSSSETAVYPPGPAAAPAGWDFGDPVPPQARWLDLIASAKVFVDELDASPTEELVALTIYDENSTTLLNLSNNYDQIINELEFISGSFDKGGTNIGGGMLGGQSALTNATYGRQEASKVIVLMTDGVHNIGTSPNSAANTIANSGIALFTITFSDEANQAEMQSVANKCGGQHFHAANASQLKDAFQQIARSLPTLLTE
- a CDS encoding TadE family protein, translating into MNLPTMKKTRALTSNKNNTRRGAAVAELAVCLPMFLLVLTATLDICGMFYVQQTLKISAYEGARVGIVPESESENVVFQCENLLDAQGVKGYSIVLDPPDPQTLTVGDYFTVTVEADYAQNAIAGSLYPGKLLTKSVTLRVE
- a CDS encoding creatininase family protein, with protein sequence MKPWNLSQTNYATIKQNDYEVAVLPMGATEPHNLHLPYGTDLFEGTIVGEKICEAAWDQGAKVLLLPTIPYGTETNMREFPFAINLNPSTLHRVIEDVVDSLLTSGIRKVVILNSHGGNGFKPFLREMSGKTEAQLFLCDWFRAFEDVYFDIFSKGEDHAGEMETSFGLAYFPEYVAVNDDGTLPADAGSVRPMRFDALNKGWVSISRPWHLLTTNSGAADPHAASAAKGERMMEVLVERLGMFLVELSDSTIDDQFPF